A stretch of DNA from Gaiellales bacterium:
AAGGTGTCGTAGGCCGCCAGCGTGCGCATCTGGGCGGCGGCGGCGTCGGCGATCTCGGCCCGGCCGTGGCCGGCCGCGCAATACCACAGGCCGCCGCGCGCGTCGACGTACTCGCGGCCCTGCTCGTCCCACACGATCGCGCCCTCGCCCCGGGCGATGACCACCTCCGCGTCCTTCACGACCGCCATGTCGGCGAACGGATGCCAGAGCCGGGTCATCGAGCGGACGATACCAGCGCATCGAAGAGCGGCCGCCCGGAGCCGGGCACGTCGGCCTCGGGGTGCCACAGGACGCCGATGCAGAACCCCGAGCCGGCTCGCTCGAGGCCCTCGACCGTCCCGTCGTGCGCGTGCGCCGTCACGGACAGGCCCTCGCCCACGTCGCCGATGCCCTGGTGGTGGTGCGAGCGCACGTGCGGCCGCTCGCCCACGATCTCGCGCAGCCGCGAGCCCTCCACCGTCACCACCTCGTGCGCGCCCCAGTTGGCGTCGTCGAGGCGGTGGGGCCTCTGGTCGATCACGTCCTCCAGGTGCTGGACGAGGGTGCCGCCGCAGGCGACGTTCAGGAGCTGGATGCCGCGGCAGATGCCGAGCACCGGCAGGTCGCGCTCGAGCGCACCGCGCAGGACGCCGAGCTCGGCGCCGTCGCGGCGGTCGTGCCTGGGTCCGGTGCGGGGATGGCGTTCGTGGCCGTAGAGGTCGGGATCGACGTCCTCGCCGCCCGCCACGACGAGCCCGTCCAGCATGTCGAGCACGTCGCCGGGATCGTCGGCCCACAGCGGGTCGGGAGGCAGCACGATCGCCCGGCCGCCGCCGAGCCGGACGCCTTCGACGTAGCCCTGGGCGATGAACGCGGCATCGAGCGCCCACGCGTCCATGACGGCGTGGCGCCAGTAGCTGGTGATGCCGATGGTCGGCCGGCGCATGCGGGGGCGGGCACACGCCCGGCCGGGACGCCGATCGCTCCCACTCGATCGGCGCCCCGGCCGGGAACGTGGCTCAGTCGCCCGAGGCCGGCTCCAGGCCGGACTCGATCGGCACCTCGACGGCCTTCGCCCGCACGTCCGCCGCGAGCACGTAGCCGATGACACCGATGGCGAGGATCACGACCAGCGTCCCGAGGGTGAACACCTCGAACCGCAGCCGCGTGACGCCGTAGCTGTCCATGACGCTGTAGGAGTGCCCGGTGATGCTCTCCAGCGTGCCGGGGAAGAGCGCCACCCACGAGCCCAGCACCATCCAGCCGGTGCAGAGTCCCGTGCACAGCCACATCAGGCCGTTCCCGGACTTGCCCAGCCGGTAGGGCCGCGACACGTGGCCATGGCTCAGGCGCAGCTTGATCGCCGCCGGGAAGATCACCAGGTAGCTGAGCAGGGTGGTCGACGTGGCCAGGTACAGCACCACCGTGAAGGTGTTGGCCGCGCTGGCCGAGCCGCTCAGCAGGTACACGGCGGCGAGCATGAAGATCGTCGACGTGATGCCCGACATGACGTTCACGCGCACCGGCGTGCCCAGGCGGGCGTGGAACCGGCCGAAGTAGCCGGGGAACGCGCCGTCGTACGCCGCGACGGCCAGGATCCGGTCGGAGCCCATCATCCACACGGCGCCCGAGGTGACCAGGGCGAAGATGAACCCGAACACCATGAGGTCGGTGAGGAAGTTCTGGGCGCCGCCGTAGACGCTGAACGTCGTGTGGACGGCGTCCAGGAAGCCGCCGATGCCGGTGATCTGGCTCGACGGGAGCACCGCCACGATCCCGAAGACCGGGATGGAGTAGGCGAGCACCGTGATGATGCCGCTCTGGAGCACCGTGACCGGCACGTCGCGCTGCGGGTTCTGCATCTCCTCGGCCGCCCCGTTCTGGAGCTCGAAGCCGACGTAATTGAAGAGCAGCAGCGGCACGAGGCCGAGGAAGATCACCAGCGAGCTCGGGTTGAAGTCGCCCGCGCCGTAGCCGTGGACGCCGTGCTCGATCCCGTAGATCAGGACGGTGACCGAGAAGAACGCGAGCACGCCGACGCGGATGATCGCGCCGACGTTCGGGATCCACTTGCCGTGCCGCAGCGAGGCGATGGCGACGCCGATCGAGATCCAGATGAACACGACCTTGAAGACGATGTTGCCGACGGTGAAGCCGGAGCCCATCGTGTGCAGGTTGTCGCTCCACGCCGCGGACGCGATGAAGCACAGCGAGCCGCCCACCCAGAGCGGGTTCGTGACCCAGTAGAGCACGGCGCCGAGCCCGGCCGGCAGGCGGCCCCAGCTCATCTTCATCCACTCGTACGGGCCGCCCTCCTGGGTGAATGCGGCGCCCAGCTCGGCCATGACGAGCGCGTACGGGAACACGAACAGGACGCCGAGGATGATGAGCCAGGTGAAGGTCTGCGCGCCGAAGCTCGACACCTGGCCCAGCGTGTCCAGCCCGACCAGCGCGCACACCGTGAAGAAGAGCATGTCGAACCTGCGCAGGCTCTTGTGCAGATGCCCTTTCTCCTCGAGCGCCATGGCGGTCGTCACTTCGACGTCGACCGCCCTTCCCTCAGATGCACTCATGAGACCCCTTCCCGAATGACCACGGATCGACGCCAATTTGGACGCACATGCGCCGATGAATGTTGCGATTATGGCCCAAATCCCGGCGGTTGCCTAGGTTGGGCGTCGGCTGGGTCACACCGGCTGCGGGCACGGTCCTACGGGGCGGCTCGCGCCGCCCCTAGGCCGGGACGCTACGCCGAGGTCGGCAGCGTGAGGTCGGCCAGCGTGGCGGTACCCAGAACCCGCAGGGCCGGATCGATCGCGGCCATACGGCCCGCCACGGCGTCCTCGAGGTCGCTCGCTGCCGCGTCGGCCAGCTCTCGGCCCGCGGCGGTCAGCTCGGTGCGGCCGTACGCGCCGTAGCGGACGGCGAGCCCGCGCGCGCACAGGCGGAGCGCGATCTGCTTCGCCTGGCTCTGGCTGGCGGCCAGCTGGGCCGCCAGGCGGGTCGTCTCGAGGGGCTCCTCTGAGCGCAGTAGCAGCAGCGCGTACAGCTCCATCGGCCGCAGCGCGCACCGGCGGGCTGCCTCGAGCACCGCCCGGTCCAAGGCCCTGACCATCCGCAGCCCCGCCGGCACATCGTGGGAGGAGAGGGAGGGGGATCTTCCATCCACGACCGTCAAGCCGGCGCGACTGCGGAGGTCAGGTGATGGTGTTGCCACGGGCGGCATTCTCCGCTTCCTGTGGTAGGGCAATCCTCCCCCTTTTGGGGGAACTTTCTGCCTGAACTGGAATCGATTGCCCGATGGCTTGACCGGTTCCAGTTGGCACTTAACCGGTTATGTCGCGGCGGATGAAATGGATCCAGGCGACGGCCAGCGAGGCGACCGCGTACACGATTGACACGTAGGCGGCGTGGACGATCGGCGACCAGTCGAGCGGTGTGCGGAAAAGTGTCTCCCACGCGTCCAGCTGCGCTGTCAGCATCCACCGCTGCGCGGCCGGCGCGTCGAGCACCGGGACGATCTGGGTGAGCTGCTCGATGAGGGCGAACATGAGCGTGCCGACGACCGCCGCGGCGCTGTTGCGCGACACGGTCGAGAGCAGGATGCCGACGGCCGCCAGCGCGAGCACGGGCATGGCGTAGACGAGGAAGCTGCCGACGACGAGCGCGAGCGCGCGCGACGGCGAGATGACGGTCGAGAACGTGGGGAGCGGGTCGAAGCCGCTCGTGATCCCGCCGGCCAGGGTGCCGGCGACGCCCATCGCCACGACCGCCGCCAGGACGTAGCCGAACGCGGACACGACCTTGGCGGTGAAGATCGCCGAGCGGCTGGTCGAGCGGGTGAGGATCGTCTTCAGCGTCCGGTTGTGATCCTCGGCCGCCACGATGTCGCCGGCAACGAGCGCCGTGACGAGCGGGAACAGGAAGAGCGCCGAGAAGAGCAGCGTGAGCAGCGGCACGGCGAACCCGGATTCGACGGCGAAGCGCAGGAAGAAGGGGACGCCGGAGTCGGTGGGGCTGGGCGGGTGGAGCTCGATCGCCGCGGCCAGCAGCACGGGCGCCGCCGCGGCCGCGCCCAGGCCGAGGTAGGTGCGCCGCTGCGCCGCCAGCTTGCGCACCTCCCAGCGCAGCGCCCGCGTCACGCGCCCGCCTCCTGCTCGGTCAGGTCGAAGAAGAGTGCCTCGAGCCCGCCCGACGGGACGAGCGCGTGGATGCCGATCCCCGCGGCTGCCAGCGCGAGCGTGAGCGCCGCGACCGCGTCCGGCTCGGCCGCGAACGCGATCGCCGGGCCCTCGGCGCGCATGTCGTGGACGCCGTCGGCGGCCCGGCAGACGGCCAGGGCCGCGCCAGGGTCAGTGGCCTGGAGCCGGTAGCGGCCGTCGCTGCGGGCGGTCACCTCGGCCAGGTCGCCCTCGTAGCGGACGCGGCCCTCGCGCAGGATCGCGACACGGTTGCAGAGCGCCTCGACCTCGCCCATCAGGTGGCTCGAGAGCAGCACCGTGATGCCCTCGCCGGCGAGGCGGCGGACGAGCGCGCGCATGTCGCGCATCCCGCCCGGGTCGAGCCCGGTGGTCGGCTCGTCCAGGACGAGCAGCCGCGGCCGGCGCAGGAGCGCGGCGGCCAGGCCGAGGCGCTGGCGCATGCCGTGCGAGTAGCCGCGGACGCGGTCGCCGGCGCGACCGGTCAGCTCGACGACCTCGAGCACCTCCGCCACCCCGTCGCCGTCGCCGCCGCCGTCGAGGTCGGCCAGCAGCTCGAGGTTGGCGCGACCGCTCAGGTAGGGATAGAAGGCGGGATCCTCGACGAAGCCGGCGACGCCTTCGAGCGCGGACACGGGATCGAGCACGGGGTCGCGCCCGAACAGCCGCACCTCGCCGGCCGTGGGCTGGATCAGCCCGAGCATCATCCGCAGCGACGTCGTCTTCCCGGCCCCGTTCGGGCCGAGGTAGCCGTAGACGTCGCCCGCCCGGACGGTGACGTCGACGCCGGCCACGGCCTCGAGCGTCCCGTAGGTCTTGCGCAGGCCGCGGGCGGCGACGGCGGGCGCGGCGTCGGGGGGCGCGCTCACAGGCCGCGCGCCACCGCTTCGACGACCGCGTGCGGCATGCTGCCGAGCACGGTGTACGTCACCCCGCCGCGGGCGAACCGGACGACGGCGCCAAGTGGCGTCACCAGCTCGCGCCCTTCGGCCCCGCCGACCGAGACGCCGGGCAGGAGGGCCCACAGGCCGCCGCCGGGGTCGCCGCCGCCGGGCTGCTCGAGCACGACGACCGAGCCGAACGAGCGACCGTAGATCAGCAGCCGGCCGGGCAGCTCGCCGGAGCGGCTGGCCTCGCGGCAGCTCTGCAGCGGCAGGCCGCCCAGCGTCGGCGGCGCGGTGCACGAGACCGTGGCGCCGAGCGACGGCGGCCCGCCGAAGCGCACGGGCACCGGCTGCATCCCGAACGGGAGCTTCAGCTTGAACACGGACGGGTCGACGGCGCCGTAGTGCACGTTCGAGAGCGCGAACTCGACCAGGGGCTTCGTCTGCCTGCGTCCGTAGACGTCGAGCAGGAGCGGCGTCCCGGTGTCGGCGTCGACCGACAGGGCCACCTTCGAGAGCAGGCCGGGGCTCTCGACCGGCGCCATGTGGACGGTGTAGGACGGGCGCCCGGCCGTTACGCCCGGATGCGGCGTCGAGATGGCAAGCGACGAGCGGACGCGCCCGAGCAGCTGCGACGCGCCGGCGAGCCCGGTTCGGATCCGCCCGAGCGTCGCGATCGACGGCAGCGTGGCGGCGAACGCCGTCCCGTCGGAGGCGTCGTACATGAGCGCGCGCGTGCCGCGGACGACGAGCTGCGTGTCGCCCTGGTCGGTCTGGAACTCCATCCGCAGGCGCCCGTTCGTGTACCAGAGCCGGCCGCTGGCGCCGGTGACGAGCGGGAGCGGGCTGCCGCCGGCGCTCGCCTGGGGCACGAGCGACGTCGTCGGCACGAGCGCGTTGGCGTAGCGGAAGTTGGCGGTGATGCCCTCGGGCCCGTTGCCGCCGAGCTCGCGCAGCGTCAGCTCGGCCAGCGACGCGGGCGCCGGCGGCTGCGCGCCGGTGCGGTCGAGGCTGGCGACGGCGTTGGCGGCGACGAACACGGCCGCGACGACCACGCCGACCCCGACCAGCGTGGCGGTCGAGGCCGTGCGCACCCACAGGGTCAGCCTCCTCATTGGGCGGCCAGGATAGTGGGGACTGTCCCCGCCCCGAGCGGGGACAGTCCCAGGCTCTTACCGCTTCGCGCCGACCAGCGAGCGCGCGGCGGCCGCGATGTGGGCGCTGTCGATCCCGGCCTGGTCGAGCAGCTGTGCCGGCGTGCCGGACGTCGGCATCTCGCTCGGCGCGAGGCTCGTGACCGGCACGTTCGCGCCGGCATCGACCAGCACCTCGAGCACGGCGTCGCGGATGCCGCCCTCGGGCCAGTGATCCTCGACGACGACGAGGCCGCCCGTGGCCTCCGCCGCCTCGACGAGCGTGGCCGCGTCGATCGGCTTCACCGAGTACACGTCGATCACGCGGGCGGCGATGCCTTCGCCGGCGAGCGCCTCGGCGGCCTTCAGCGACTCGTGCAGCGTGATGCCGGCGCCGATCAGCGTGACGTCGTCGGAGTCGGACGAGCGCACGACCCGGGAGCCGCCGATCGGGAACGGCTCGTCGGCCGGATAGAGCACCGGCGTGTTTTCGCGCGTGGTGCGCATGTAGACGATGCCGGGCCGGTCGACCATGGCCTCGACGAGCTTGGCCGTCTGGTTCGCGCAGCTCGGGTAGAGCACGGTGCTGCCGTGGATCGCCCGGAACGAGGCCAGGTCCTCGAGCGCCATCTGCGACGGGCCGTCCTCGCCGATCGAGACGCCGGCGTGCGAGCCGGACAGGCGGATGTTCGCCTGGCTGACAGCGGCCATCCGAGTGAAGTCGTAGGCGCGTGCCAGGAACGCGGCGAACGTCGACGCGAACGGCACCCAGCCGCGCACCTGAATGCCGACCGCCGCGGCGACCATCTGCTGCTCGGCGATGTACATCTCGAAGTAGCGGTCGGGATGCGCCTTCTGGAAGAGCTCGGAGTAGGTCGAGTTGCCGACCTCGCCGTCGAGGGCGACCACGCGCCCGTCGGCGGCGCCGGCCGCCACCAGCGCGTCGCCGTACGCCCGGCGGGTGGCGACCTTCTCGCCGACCTCCCAGGCGGCCGGATCGGCCCTGGAGGGGCTGAAGCGGTTGGCCTGGCCGTTCGCGGCCGGTGGCTGCGGGCGCACGACCGCGTCGCGGCGGCCGCCGAGCTCCTCGACGGCGGCCTCCGGGTCGGCCAGCGGCTTGCCGTGCCAGCCCTCCTTGTTCTCGACGGCGGCGACGCCCTTGCCCTTCATCGTGCGGGCGATGATCGCGACGGGCTGGCCGTCGGCGGCCGTCGCCTCCTGGTAGGCCTGATCGATCGCGACAACGTCGTGGCCGTCGATCTCGAGCGCGCGCCAGCCGAACGCTTCGGCCCGGCGGACGTAGGTGGCCGTGTTCCAGCCGAGCATCGTCTCGCCGCGCTGGCCGAGCCGGTTGACGTCGATGATCGCGATCAGGTTGTCGAGGTTCTCGTGGGCCGCGGCCGCGAAGGCCTCCCACATCGAGCCCTCGGCCATCTCGCTGTCACCGCAGACCGTCCACACCCGGAACGGGAGCCTGTCGAGCTTCTTGCCGGCGAGCGCGACGCCGACGGCGATCGGCAGTCCCTGGCCCAGCGAGCCGGTGGCGACGTCGACCCACGGCAGGACCGGCGTGGGGTGGCCCTGGAGCCGCGAGCCGAGCTTGCGGAAGGTGAGCAGCTCGTCGTCGGTGATCGCACCGGCGGCCTTGAAGAGCGAGTACACGAGGGGTGATGCATGCCCCTTCGAGAAGATCAGGTGATCGTTCAGCGGGTTCTCGGGGCGGTCGAAGTCGTAGCGCAGGTGCTTGGCCAGGAGCACGGCCATCAGGTCGGCCGCGGACATCGACGAGGTCGGGTGGCCGGAGCCTGCTGCGGCGGCCGCGCGGACCGA
This window harbors:
- a CDS encoding gamma-glutamyl-gamma-aminobutyrate hydrolase family protein is translated as MRRPTIGITSYWRHAVMDAWALDAAFIAQGYVEGVRLGGGRAIVLPPDPLWADDPGDVLDMLDGLVVAGGEDVDPDLYGHERHPRTGPRHDRRDGAELGVLRGALERDLPVLGICRGIQLLNVACGGTLVQHLEDVIDQRPHRLDDANWGAHEVVTVEGSRLREIVGERPHVRSHHHQGIGDVGEGLSVTAHAHDGTVEGLERAGSGFCIGVLWHPEADVPGSGRPLFDALVSSAR
- a CDS encoding APC family permease, coding for MSASEGRAVDVEVTTAMALEEKGHLHKSLRRFDMLFFTVCALVGLDTLGQVSSFGAQTFTWLIILGVLFVFPYALVMAELGAAFTQEGGPYEWMKMSWGRLPAGLGAVLYWVTNPLWVGGSLCFIASAAWSDNLHTMGSGFTVGNIVFKVVFIWISIGVAIASLRHGKWIPNVGAIIRVGVLAFFSVTVLIYGIEHGVHGYGAGDFNPSSLVIFLGLVPLLLFNYVGFELQNGAAEEMQNPQRDVPVTVLQSGIITVLAYSIPVFGIVAVLPSSQITGIGGFLDAVHTTFSVYGGAQNFLTDLMVFGFIFALVTSGAVWMMGSDRILAVAAYDGAFPGYFGRFHARLGTPVRVNVMSGITSTIFMLAAVYLLSGSASAANTFTVVLYLATSTTLLSYLVIFPAAIKLRLSHGHVSRPYRLGKSGNGLMWLCTGLCTGWMVLGSWVALFPGTLESITGHSYSVMDSYGVTRLRFEVFTLGTLVVILAIGVIGYVLAADVRAKAVEVPIESGLEPASGD
- a CDS encoding ABC transporter permease: MTRALRWEVRKLAAQRRTYLGLGAAAAAPVLLAAAIELHPPSPTDSGVPFFLRFAVESGFAVPLLTLLFSALFLFPLVTALVAGDIVAAEDHNRTLKTILTRSTSRSAIFTAKVVSAFGYVLAAVVAMGVAGTLAGGITSGFDPLPTFSTVISPSRALALVVGSFLVYAMPVLALAAVGILLSTVSRNSAAAVVGTLMFALIEQLTQIVPVLDAPAAQRWMLTAQLDAWETLFRTPLDWSPIVHAAYVSIVYAVASLAVAWIHFIRRDITG
- a CDS encoding ATP-binding cassette domain-containing protein — protein: MSAPPDAAPAVAARGLRKTYGTLEAVAGVDVTVRAGDVYGYLGPNGAGKTTSLRMMLGLIQPTAGEVRLFGRDPVLDPVSALEGVAGFVEDPAFYPYLSGRANLELLADLDGGGDGDGVAEVLEVVELTGRAGDRVRGYSHGMRQRLGLAAALLRRPRLLVLDEPTTGLDPGGMRDMRALVRRLAGEGITVLLSSHLMGEVEALCNRVAILREGRVRYEGDLAEVTARSDGRYRLQATDPGAALAVCRAADGVHDMRAEGPAIAFAAEPDAVAALTLALAAAGIGIHALVPSGGLEALFFDLTEQEAGA
- a CDS encoding transketolase, encoding MNEQEQWRELGQQLRVDSVRAAAAAGSGHPTSSMSAADLMAVLLAKHLRYDFDRPENPLNDHLIFSKGHASPLVYSLFKAAGAITDDELLTFRKLGSRLQGHPTPVLPWVDVATGSLGQGLPIAVGVALAGKKLDRLPFRVWTVCGDSEMAEGSMWEAFAAAAHENLDNLIAIIDVNRLGQRGETMLGWNTATYVRRAEAFGWRALEIDGHDVVAIDQAYQEATAADGQPVAIIARTMKGKGVAAVENKEGWHGKPLADPEAAVEELGGRRDAVVRPQPPAANGQANRFSPSRADPAAWEVGEKVATRRAYGDALVAAGAADGRVVALDGEVGNSTYSELFQKAHPDRYFEMYIAEQQMVAAAVGIQVRGWVPFASTFAAFLARAYDFTRMAAVSQANIRLSGSHAGVSIGEDGPSQMALEDLASFRAIHGSTVLYPSCANQTAKLVEAMVDRPGIVYMRTTRENTPVLYPADEPFPIGGSRVVRSSDSDDVTLIGAGITLHESLKAAEALAGEGIAARVIDVYSVKPIDAATLVEAAEATGGLVVVEDHWPEGGIRDAVLEVLVDAGANVPVTSLAPSEMPTSGTPAQLLDQAGIDSAHIAAAARSLVGAKR